ACGCCGGCTTCCACCTGGTTGGCGTGCTCCAGCTTGGCCGTGCGGGGCGCGGTTAGCTTATTGGTCGTAGCGTCGTAGCCGTAGTAGGTGCCCCGGTTAGAAAAGGAATTCTGGTAGTTGGCAAACACCGACAACTGCTCGGGCACCAGCTGGTACACGGCCCCAAACTTAGGCGAAGCCGCCGTTTGGTTGAAGCCGGCGTTGGCGCCGTCCGCGCCTTTGTTGGCAAAGCGGTCGACCCGCACGGCGGCCAGCACGTTGAAGCGGTCAGTTATATTCAGCACATCCGACACGAAGGCGCTGTAGGTATTCGTTTCATTATAAACCGGATAGGTGTAGCCGGGCGCTTGCGTAGCGTACAGCTTGGTCATATTGGCCCCGTTGAACGTGCTGTAGTCGTAGGTCGGTGAGTTGATGGGCACGGTCGCGTACGTGCTGCCGAATAAGAACTGGTCGTTGCGCACGTGCAGGAAATCGAAGCCCAGCACCACGCGATTGCGCATACTGCCCAGCTGAAAATCGCCGTTGAAAAGCTGCTGAATTTGCTGAATGCGGCCGCGGCTATTGCGGCTCGACTGGTCGGACTGTTGGAGTGAATCCTGCCCGATGCCCTTGCCATTGCCCGTGATGCCGATGTAGGGGCCGAAGCCGTCGGAATAGCTTTGGCTCGACGCGAAGTTGGTGGACGAGCGGAAGGCCGGCGAAAGCTGGTAGTTTACTTGCCCAAACAGGTTGGTGGCCCGGCTGGCGGTCCACAGCCCCGAGCCGCTGTAGGTTTTGCGGTAGTCGATGGGTGCCTGGTCGGCTCGGTCGAAGCCCAGCTGACTGATGGCTGAGTTGGGGAAAAAGAAAGTGCGCCCCGTGGTCGTGGCCCACTGAAACTCGCCGTCGAGCGTGATACTTAGCTTGTCGGTGGGCCGCAGGGTGAGGGTAGGGGCCAGCGCATAGGAGCGGCGGAAGCCAATATCCTGGAAGCTTTTTTCGTAGTTGAAAGCCCCATTCACACGGAAGAGTACCGTTTTGGATGCGTTGAACGGGGTATTCAAATCGAGGGTTGCGCGGTTGAAATTGTAGCTGCCGCCCGAGTAGCTCACCTCGCCGCCAAAGTTGTCGTAGGCCTTCTTGGTGACGCGGTTCAGCAAGCCACCATACGAGGTGAGCGAGCTACCGTAGAGCGTGCCCGACGGCCCCTTAATCACCTCCAGCTTCTCCAGGTTAACGGCATCAATCGTCGTAGCCACGTTGCCCGCCAGGCCGTTGCGCAGCTGTGCCTGCGTCACGAAGCCGCGCATGGTGTAGTAGCTGCCGCCGTCGCCAGCGCGGCCCGTCGATTCCCACATCCGCTGAATGCCCGGCACGTTGCGGGTAGCATCGTCGGCCGTGAAAACGAGCTGCTCGGTCAGTAGCTCCTTGGTCACGGTATTGTAGACCTGCGGGTTCTCCACGTTTTTGAGCGGCATTTTGGCTACATCGTCGCTGTTGGTGCGGCTAAATTTGTTGGTGCGGCCGCCGTTCACGATTACTTCCTTCAGCTCGGCGGCGCTTTCCACCAGTGAAAAGTTGGCCGTGGCGGTTTGCCCGGCTACTACCGTCACGCTTTGCTGCGCAGGCTTGAGCCCCAGTGCCGATACTACCAGCGTGTACTGCCCCGGTGCTACCTGCCGAATCTGGAAGCGGCCCTGCTCGTCGGTAATGTCGCCCTGCGGCTGGCCCTGCACACCCACGCTCACCGCCTCCGCGGCCCCACCGGTGCTGTTAGTAATACGGCCTTTGATGCTACCCGTAGCCTGCGCCCAGGCGCTCCCGGAATAGCCAAATAGTAAAGAAAAGAAGAGCAGTAAACGTGCGGCTGCCATATGATTTATTTAGATTTAATCTAAAGAATACACAAAGAAACAACCTGCACGGGCCTTCGACAAAATTTATTTAGAATTAATCCAGATTATATCAGCGTTAGTAGTAGCTAATCAGCCACTAAAAAAACTAGCCAGGTAATCCGCGTACGCACGGATTACCTGGCTAGAACTGCAAAGCAAATAGGTTCGGCCTACGACCAAGATATGGCTACAAAATTCTGTCTACCACTGAATTGTCATGGAATAATAGAGTGCCTAAGCAGGTTCGGGAACTGGCCGGATACCTGCCACAAAGTCCTGAATGGCCTGGCGTTGCCCCTCAGCGGGCGTGTTTTGTAAGAGCCGAATAAAAGCGCTGCCGATAATAGCGCCCGTGGTGTGCCGGCTGGCCGCCGCGAAGCTGGCCGCGTCGCTGATGCCGAAGCCCACAAGGGTAGGGTTGCGCAGGCCCAGCACCTTGGTGCGGCGGAGGTAGGCGTCCACGTCGGCGTTCATGTCGGTTTGCGCGCCCGTGGTGCCGGCGGCGGCCACTAGGTAAATGAAGCCGTCGGCCAACCCGTCGAGCTGGCGCACGCGGGCGGCGCTGGTCTGGGGCGTCACCAGGAATACGTTTTTGAGGCCATATTTAGTGAAGAGCGGCTGGTATTCACGCTCAAATACTTCGAGCGGCAGGTCGGGCAAAATCACGCCATCAACGCCCACTTCCTGGCACTGCTGGCAAAATTTCTCCACTCCAAACTGCACCACCGGGTTGAGGTAGCCCATGAGCAGAATAGGCACCGTAATACCTTGCTGGCGAATATCTTGCAGTTGCTCAAAAAGCGTGGCCACGGTCATGCCATTGTCCAGAGCCTGCTGGTTGCTGCGCTGAATAGTTTCGCCATCGGCCACGGGGTCGGAGTAGGGCATTCCGATTTCCACGAGGTCGGCGCCCGCATCCTGTAAGGATTTTAGAATGGGCACCGTGTCATGGAGCTGCGGGAAGCCGGCCGTGAAATAAACGTTGAGGACGTCGGCTGTTTTGTGCTGGAATAGGGTGGTGAGGCGGTTCATAAGAATTGGGGTAGGGTGCGGAGCTTGCCCCCGCCCGTCGTTGAACAAGAGCAGGGTGAGTCGTTCAACGACGGGCGGGGGCAAGCTCCGCACCCTACAAAAAACGTTAGGAATATTCCTCTAGGTGCTTGGTATAAGTGGCTAGGTCCTTGTCGCCGCGCCCCGAGAGGCACACCACTACTACGTCGTCCTTCGTGGCCCCGATGAGGGGTAGGCAGGCCAGCGCGTGCGCCGTTTCGAGGGCCGGAATGATGCCTTCCAACCGGCTCAGCTGGAACGCGGCATCAAGCGCCGCCTTGTCGGTAATCGATAGAAACTCGGCCCTACCCGTCGCAAACAGCTGCGCGTGTTGCGGCCCGATGCCGGGGTAGTCGAGGCCCGCCGAAATGGAGTAGGGCTCCGTCACCTGGCCGTCCTCGGTCTGCATTAAAATGGTACTGGCCCCGTGCAGAATGCCCGGCTTGCCCAGCGCCGTGGTGGCGGCCGAGTGGCCCGAATTCACGCCCTGGCCGGCGGCCTCGGCGGCAATGAGGCGCACGCCGGGCTCGTCGAGGTAGTGGTAAAACGCGCCCGCCGCGTTGGAGCCGCCGCCCACGCAGGCCAGCACAAAATTGGGGGTAGCGCGGCCGGTTTGCTCCAGGAGCTGGTTAATGGTTTCGGCCGAAATGATGGACTGGAACCGGGCCACCATGTCGGGGTAGGGGTGCGGGCCCACCACCGAGCCGATGATGTAGTGCGTGTCGGTAGGGTTGCTTATCCAGTGGCGCATGGCCTCGTTGGTGGCGTCTTTCAGGGTTTGGCTGCCGCTGGTGGCAGGCACCACCTTGGCCCCCAGCATGCGCATGCGGTCCACGTTGGGCTTCTGGCGCTCAATATCAATGGCACCCATGTACACAATGCACTCCAGGCCCTTGAGGGCGCACACCGTGGCGGTGGCCACGCCGTGCTGGCCGGCCCCGGTTTCGGCCACAATGCGCTTCTTGCCCAGACGCTGCGCCACTAGAATCTGGCCGATGGTGTTGTTGATTTTGTGTGCCCCGGTGTGGCACAAATCCTCCCGCTTGAGGTAGATGGTCGTGCCAATCTCGGCCGACAGCCGCTGGGCCAGAAACAGGGGGGTAGGGCGCCCCGCAAAGTCGCGCAGCAGCTGCTTATACTCCTGCTGAAACTCGGGGTCCTCAATGATACGCAGGTAGTTATCGCGCAGCTCCTCCACATTGGGATAGAGCATTTCGGGTACATAGGCACCGCCGAAGGGGCCGTAGTAGCCGCTGGCATCGACGCGGTAGGGAGAAGGGGCGGTGAGAGTCATAAGTAAGTAACAGTGAGTAGTAAACAGGTAGCAATTAATAGTCGGCGCGCTGCTCGTGTAGGCGGGTCAGCAGCTGGCCGGTAACCTCCACATTCTTGAAGCCGGGCGTGATTTCAAGCAGGCTATTAAAATCGTAGCCCGCCAGCCGGGGGTGGTGAAAGCGCAGCAGCTCGTCGGCGTTGGCCGGCCCCAGGCCACCACTCAGCAGGAAGGGGGTAGGGCCCTGGTAATTGGCCAGCACCCGCCAGTCAAACGTGCGGCCATTGCCGCCGCGCTGCGCGCCTTTAGTGTCAAACAAAAATAAGTCGCACAGCGGCGCGTAGTCGGCTAACGTATTGAAATCGAAGTGCTCATCTACCGAAAATGCCTTGATGATGCGCAAGCCCTGCTCATGCACGGCGCGGCAGTACGCGGGTGTTTCGTGGCCGTGCAGCTGCATGTAGTCGAGGCTGTAGTGCGTGGCCGTGGCCAGCAGCTCGGGCAGCGGCGCATCCACGAAAACGCCCACTTTGGCTACGGCTTCGGGCAGGCTGCGCAGCACTTCCGTCGAGAGCGTAATGGCCACGTAGCGGGGCGATTTATCGTAGAAGATGAACCCCAGAAAATCGGGATTGAAGTCAGCCACGGCCAGAATGTTGGCCGCCTCGCGCATACCGCAGATTTTGACTTTCATAGTGCGCTAAGAAGCCGTAACAGGCCCGGATAGTTCTGCCACCAGTCCCGCTAACGCCGCCGCCGGGTCAGTGGTTTTCATAAACGTCTCACCAATCAGAAAGCCCTGGTAGCCCGCCCGCCGTAGCGCCAGAATGGTGCTGGCATGCTGCAAGCCACTCTCAGCTACCCGCACGAAGGTGCGGGGAATGAGGCCAGCCAGCCGCGCCGACGTCTCCACATCAGTGGCAAACGTGGCTAGGTTGCGGTTGTTCACGCCCACCAAATCCACAGTGTCGGCCAGGTGGCTGCGCAGCTCGGCCTCGTCGTGCACTTCCAACAGCACTTCCAGCTCCAGGCTGTGCGCAAAGGCGCTGAACTGCACCACCTCGGCCGGCGAGAGGCAACTGGCAATGAGCAGGATAAGGTCGGCCCCCATCGCCCGCGCCTCCGTTATCTGGTATTCGCTGATGATAAAGTCTTTGCGCAAAATCGGCGTAATGGGGCAGGCCGCCCGCGCCGCCCGCAGGTCATCGGCCGTGCCGCCAAAAAACGGCTCATCCGTGAGCACCGACAGTACCGCCGCGCCCGCCGCCGCGTAGCCCGCCGTGGTGGCACCCGCCTCGGCCGTGCCGTTTAGCACGCCTTTGGAAGGCGAGCGCCGCTTAAACTCAGCAATAATGCCCGACGAGCCGGCGGCAGTGAGCGCCGCCCGCGCCGATAGCACCGGCCGCGTGAAGGGGGGTAGGGCGTGCAGCGCCGTCACGGGCATTTCGGCCTCGCAGCGCGTCACTTCCAGGCGCTTTTCAGCGATTATTTTATCGAGGATGGTCATGTAATTTTTTGCAAACAGAACGTCATGCTGAACGCAGTGAAGCATCTCGCGTGGCTTAGTAATTTCAATTGGCTAACAACATTCAGCCGGCGCGAGCGAGATGCTTCGGCAAGCTCAGCATGACGTTCTTCGAGTGAAGAAGTGCCCCCCGCGCAGCCTACCCCAGCGCCAGCAGCTTTTCAAACGCCTGCCGGGCCCGGCCGCTGTCCAGCGACTCGGCCGCCTGGGCCAGCCCTTCGGCAGCATCGGCGGCGCGGCCGGCGGTGCGCAGGGCCAGCGCGGCATTAGCCAGTACGGCGTTGCGGTGGGCGGCGGGGGCCTCGTTACGCAATACCTTCTGAAAAATAGCCGCCGCTTCTGCCACCGTGTCGCCGCCAAACAGCGCCTCGGGCGTAGTCTGCGGCAAGCCCAAGTCGCTGGGCGACAGCAGTTCCTCGCCCTGCCGGCTGATGAGCTTCACCGGACCAGTTAGCGATACCTCGTCGTAGCCATCCAGGCTGTGCACAATGAGAAATTCCCTACCTCCCTCCTGCTGGTGCAGGTAGGCATACAGCCGCGCCAGCTCCAGGCTGAACACGCCCACCAGCTGCAAGCGCGGCCGGGCCGGGTTCACGAGCGGCCCGAGCATATTAAAGAAGGTTTTCACGCCCAGCTCCTTACGCAGCGGGGCCACGTTTTTGAGGGCCGGGTGAAACAGCGGCGCGTGCAAAAAACAAATATTCGCCTCGTCCAGCTGCCGCTTGAGCGCGTCGTTATCGGCCGTAAACTTCACGCCCATGTGCTCCAGCACGGTGCTGCTGCCGCTGATAGATGACACGCCGTGGTTGCCGTGCTTGGCCACCGGCTGCCCCGCGCCGGCCACTACAAAGGCCGATAAGGTGGAGATATTGAACGTGTTGCGGCCGTCGCCGCCGGTGCCGCACACGTCCATGGCATCCACGCCGCCGAGGTCTACGGGAAGGCACAGCTCCAGCAGCGCGTTGCGGAAGCCGGCCAGCTCCTCCACCGTCACGCTGCGCATGAGGTACACGGTGAGGAAGGCGGCAATCTGGGCGGGGTTGTACTGGCCCTGGGCAATGCCCAGCACCACGCGGTGCGCCTCATCCTGGGGCAGCGTGCGGTAGGCAAAAAGGTGGTTGAGGGTGTCTTTCACTTTATTAGCTGAGTATTAATCTAGAACGTCATGCTGAGCCTGCCGAAGCATCTCTACCGCGTAACTAAAGTCAATCGTTGAGAATACTGCTGCGGTAGAGATGCTTCACTGCGTTCAGCATGACGACCTTTTTCAGTGAGTCCGGCTACCCATTCACCCAATTCGCCAGCATGGTTTTGCCGTGCTCCGTCAACACCGACTCGGGGTGAAACTGCACGCCCAGCACGTCATAATCACGGTGGGCGAGGGCCAGCACCTGGCCGTTTTCATCAAAGGCCGTGATGCGCAGCTCGGCCGGCACGCCCTCGGGCGCGATGGTCCAGGAGTGGTAGCGGCCCACGCGCACATTATCGGGCACGTCGTTGAAGAGCCGGTTATCGGCCGCGTCGGGCGTTTGGTGCAGCGTGTGGGCCACACCGTGGTGTACCTCGCCCAGGTTAGCGAGCTGGCCACCAAAGGCTTCTCCGATGGCCTGGTGGCCCAGGCACACGCCTAGGATATGCTTGGTCGGCGCATAGCGCTTTATCAACTCGGGCATAATACCCGCCTCGCTCGGAATGCCCGGCCCCGGCGACAGCAGAATGTGCGAGTACTTATCGACCTCCTCGAGGCTGATTTTATCGTTGCGAAATACGTCCACTTCTTGCCCCAGTTCGCGCAGCATATACACGAGGTTGTAGGTGAAAGAGTCGTAGTTGTCGAGAACCAGAATGGGCATTTTTTTAATTTTTTAAGTCGTCATGCTGAGCGCAGCGGAGCGGAGTCGAAGCATCTCTACCGCTGCAGTAGTCTCAACGTTTATAGTTAGTTGCGCGGTAGAGATGCTTCGACAAGCTCAGCATGACCGCCTATTTACTGAAAATGATTACACCTTTTCCGCCTGCTGCATAGCCGCGCGCAGCGCGCCCAGCTTATTATGTACTTCCTGCAACTCGTTGGCCGGTACCGACTTGGCCACTACCCCCGCGCCGGCCTGGTAATACAGCGTATTGTCCTTGCTGAGAAAAGTGCGAATCATAATGGCGTGGTTGAAGTCGCCGCCAAAGTCGAGCGCCCCGATGCAGCCGCCGTAGAAGCCGCGCTGCGTGCTCTCGTACTCATCGATGAGCTGGATGGCGCGGTACTTGGGCGCGCCCGAAAGCGTGCCGGCCGGGAAGGTTTCGCCCACCACATCGAGCGGCTCGGTGTCGGGGCCAAGCTGGCCCACTACCTTGGAAACCAGGTGAATAACGTGTGAGTAGTATTGGATTTCCTTGAAGCGCTCCACGGCCACCACGTCGCAGCGGCGGCTGAGGTCGTTGCGGGCCAGGTCCACGAGCATCACGTGCTCGGCGGTTTCCTTGGGGTCGTTGAGCAGCTCCTGGGCCAGGCGGGCGTCGGCCGCGTCGTCGCCGGTGCGCCGGAAGGTGCCCGCGATGGGGTAGAGCACCGCCTGGCCCTTGTTCACCACAATCTGCGACTCGGGCGAGGAGCCGAAAATCTTGTAGCTGCCGTAGTCGAAAAAGAACAGGTAGGGCGACGGATTGAGCGAGCGCAGCGCCCGGTACACATTAAACTCATCGCCCTGAAAACCCTGCTGGAAGCGCCGCGAAAGCACCATTTGAAACACGTCGCCGCGCTGGCAGTGGTGCTGCCCCAGCCGAATTAGCTCCAGGTACTCGGCATCGGTGGCGTTCGACGTTTCCTCGCCGGTGAGGTGAAAAGCATGGGTAGCAAAGTTGCGGTTCTGGATGAGCGTTTCGATGTAATCGAGCGTGTCGGCTACCGGCTCTTCGCCCTCGTTCAGGTACTGATGCTCAAATAAATACAGCTCGTCCTTGAAGTGGTTGATGGCGATAACGTAGCGAAATGCCTGGTACACGATGGCCGGCACCGTGCTGGCCCCTGGCTTATCGCGCAGCGTCACATCCTCAAAATACTGCACCGCCTCGTAGGCCATGTGCCCAAACAGCCCGTTGGTAATGAACGGCAGCCCCGACGGCGCGGCCGGCTGGAAGCTGCTCCGAAACTCCCGCAAATGCGTGAGCGCCTGGCGCGGGTCGGCCAGCGTGCTGGTGGCGGCCGGCTGGCCGGGGCGCTGGGTGGTGAGCTGGTTTTTATCGAGCTCAAAGCGCGCTACCGGGCTGAAACAGAGGTAGGAAAAGCTGTTGTTATTACCGTGGTAGTCGGAGCTTTCAAGCAGCAGCGTGCCCACAAACTGGTCGCGCAGCCGCAGGTACAGGCTCACCGGCGTGAGGGTATCGGCCAGCAGGCGGCGGTGGCGGCTATGAACAATGGTGGCGGAAGAAGTAGCAGTAGCGGCCAGCATGGCGAGGAAAGACGGGGGTAGGGGACAACAAAAAAGCCCGCTGCGGTGAGCAGCGGGCTTGGAGAATCTCTAAGGGGTTCAACCAACTTATAATGCCTAATGCTCAGCCTCTTGGGAAGGTTGAGTGCCACCAGCTTTGCGAAACGGTTGCGACGAAGGTCATTAGTTGGGGTCGGTTTGCGGGGGCAAAGGAACGACGATTTTTTGAAAAAGCAAATTCTCGGAAATGAAAAAATGGGAGAAGCTATTTTTCCACGACCACAAATCCTACGTTGACCAAGCCCCTCGCTGGGTCGGGCTGCGGGTTGACAGCAATTTTGGTGGGGTCAAAAAAGCCGCTTTTGGTCAGCACGCGCTGCGATTGAATGAGCTTGGCGCGGCTAAACAGCTCGCCCTGGTGCAGCGGTAGCATGCGCAGGATATCGGCAGTAGCTATTTTGCGGTTACTTTTCACGGTGATGGTATCTACTTGAGCAGTAGGGCCTTCATGCAGGGTAAAAAGTAAGTCGGTGGTTCCATCGGCTTGGGTTTTGGCCACTGGGCTCAGCGCGAAAAACAAGTAGCCTTGGTTCATGTAGCGGGAGGTAAAGTCACTATTGTCGGGCCAGTAATTGAGCTTGGCATCCAGCGCTTCTTTGCTATAGGCATCACTTGGTTTCAGCCCCAGCGCCCTGGTGAGCTGCGCAGCCGACAGAAAGTGATGGCCCAGCCACGTGATAGTCCCAATCCGGCTTTGGGCGCGCAAAGTATGAGAAACTGAGCCCGGCGCTTTGGCTGCCGACGAGGGGGTAGGGCCAAGGGCCGTCGCGCTCACTCAAGCAAGGGTAGCCACCGGAATAACTAACAGAAAACGAAGCTTTTTCATGAGAGAAGAGGGAGGATTGGTGAGTATTTGTAGGCGTAGGGCAACCTGCTTGGTAGAAAAGGGGTGAACCAATGAAACTGGCAGTGGCCCGGTGGCTAGCTTGAGCAGCAGGTGGCCATAGGCGCAGTGGCTGCCAGCGTGGCGCGTTACAGTGGCATCGGCCAGATACTCGTGTACCGTTTGCAGCTGCCAACGCAGATAAGGCACCAGGCCGTTGAACCAAAAGAACCAACCGATTACCTCGGCCAACAGCAGGTCGAAGGAGTGGTATTGGGTACTATGTACCT
The genomic region above belongs to Hymenobacter psoromatis and contains:
- a CDS encoding TonB-dependent receptor codes for the protein MAAARLLLFFSLLFGYSGSAWAQATGSIKGRITNSTGGAAEAVSVGVQGQPQGDITDEQGRFQIRQVAPGQYTLVVSALGLKPAQQSVTVVAGQTATANFSLVESAAELKEVIVNGGRTNKFSRTNSDDVAKMPLKNVENPQVYNTVTKELLTEQLVFTADDATRNVPGIQRMWESTGRAGDGGSYYTMRGFVTQAQLRNGLAGNVATTIDAVNLEKLEVIKGPSGTLYGSSLTSYGGLLNRVTKKAYDNFGGEVSYSGGSYNFNRATLDLNTPFNASKTVLFRVNGAFNYEKSFQDIGFRRSYALAPTLTLRPTDKLSITLDGEFQWATTTGRTFFFPNSAISQLGFDRADQAPIDYRKTYSGSGLWTASRATNLFGQVNYQLSPAFRSSTNFASSQSYSDGFGPYIGITGNGKGIGQDSLQQSDQSSRNSRGRIQQIQQLFNGDFQLGSMRNRVVLGFDFLHVRNDQFLFGSTYATVPINSPTYDYSTFNGANMTKLYATQAPGYTYPVYNETNTYSAFVSDVLNITDRFNVLAAVRVDRFANKGADGANAGFNQTAASPKFGAVYQLVPEQLSVFANYQNSFSNRGTYYGYDATTNKLTAPRTAKLEHANQVEAGVKFDRLGGRFTATLSVYDIRVQNILRTDSDPRGAALFAQVQSGAQVSRGVEVDIIANPFLGFNVVAGFAYNHAELTNDVAATEGRRPSTAGSPALANLWLSYRLSNGPLKGLGLGAGGNYASDNLVVNDANNGQFTLPHYIVLNASAFFDQPRYRLSVKMDNLTDQHYWIGYGSMNPQKLRSIIGQVAVKF
- the trpA gene encoding tryptophan synthase subunit alpha translates to MNRLTTLFQHKTADVLNVYFTAGFPQLHDTVPILKSLQDAGADLVEIGMPYSDPVADGETIQRSNQQALDNGMTVATLFEQLQDIRQQGITVPILLMGYLNPVVQFGVEKFCQQCQEVGVDGVILPDLPLEVFEREYQPLFTKYGLKNVFLVTPQTSAARVRQLDGLADGFIYLVAAAGTTGAQTDMNADVDAYLRRTKVLGLRNPTLVGFGISDAASFAAASRHTTGAIIGSAFIRLLQNTPAEGQRQAIQDFVAGIRPVPEPA
- the trpB gene encoding tryptophan synthase subunit beta, which gives rise to MTLTAPSPYRVDASGYYGPFGGAYVPEMLYPNVEELRDNYLRIIEDPEFQQEYKQLLRDFAGRPTPLFLAQRLSAEIGTTIYLKREDLCHTGAHKINNTIGQILVAQRLGKKRIVAETGAGQHGVATATVCALKGLECIVYMGAIDIERQKPNVDRMRMLGAKVVPATSGSQTLKDATNEAMRHWISNPTDTHYIIGSVVGPHPYPDMVARFQSIISAETINQLLEQTGRATPNFVLACVGGGSNAAGAFYHYLDEPGVRLIAAEAAGQGVNSGHSAATTALGKPGILHGASTILMQTEDGQVTEPYSISAGLDYPGIGPQHAQLFATGRAEFLSITDKAALDAAFQLSRLEGIIPALETAHALACLPLIGATKDDVVVVCLSGRGDKDLATYTKHLEEYS
- a CDS encoding phosphoribosylanthranilate isomerase, coding for MKVKICGMREAANILAVADFNPDFLGFIFYDKSPRYVAITLSTEVLRSLPEAVAKVGVFVDAPLPELLATATHYSLDYMQLHGHETPAYCRAVHEQGLRIIKAFSVDEHFDFNTLADYAPLCDLFLFDTKGAQRGGNGRTFDWRVLANYQGPTPFLLSGGLGPANADELLRFHHPRLAGYDFNSLLEITPGFKNVEVTGQLLTRLHEQRADY
- the trpC gene encoding indole-3-glycerol phosphate synthase TrpC, with the translated sequence MTILDKIIAEKRLEVTRCEAEMPVTALHALPPFTRPVLSARAALTAAGSSGIIAEFKRRSPSKGVLNGTAEAGATTAGYAAAGAAVLSVLTDEPFFGGTADDLRAARAACPITPILRKDFIISEYQITEARAMGADLILLIASCLSPAEVVQFSAFAHSLELEVLLEVHDEAELRSHLADTVDLVGVNNRNLATFATDVETSARLAGLIPRTFVRVAESGLQHASTILALRRAGYQGFLIGETFMKTTDPAAALAGLVAELSGPVTAS
- the trpD gene encoding anthranilate phosphoribosyltransferase; translated protein: MKDTLNHLFAYRTLPQDEAHRVVLGIAQGQYNPAQIAAFLTVYLMRSVTVEELAGFRNALLELCLPVDLGGVDAMDVCGTGGDGRNTFNISTLSAFVVAGAGQPVAKHGNHGVSSISGSSTVLEHMGVKFTADNDALKRQLDEANICFLHAPLFHPALKNVAPLRKELGVKTFFNMLGPLVNPARPRLQLVGVFSLELARLYAYLHQQEGGREFLIVHSLDGYDEVSLTGPVKLISRQGEELLSPSDLGLPQTTPEALFGGDTVAEAAAIFQKVLRNEAPAAHRNAVLANAALALRTAGRAADAAEGLAQAAESLDSGRARQAFEKLLALG
- a CDS encoding anthranilate synthase component II; its protein translation is MPILVLDNYDSFTYNLVYMLRELGQEVDVFRNDKISLEEVDKYSHILLSPGPGIPSEAGIMPELIKRYAPTKHILGVCLGHQAIGEAFGGQLANLGEVHHGVAHTLHQTPDAADNRLFNDVPDNVRVGRYHSWTIAPEGVPAELRITAFDENGQVLALAHRDYDVLGVQFHPESVLTEHGKTMLANWVNG
- a CDS encoding anthranilate synthase component I family protein, whose translation is MLAATATSSATIVHSRHRRLLADTLTPVSLYLRLRDQFVGTLLLESSDYHGNNNSFSYLCFSPVARFELDKNQLTTQRPGQPAATSTLADPRQALTHLREFRSSFQPAAPSGLPFITNGLFGHMAYEAVQYFEDVTLRDKPGASTVPAIVYQAFRYVIAINHFKDELYLFEHQYLNEGEEPVADTLDYIETLIQNRNFATHAFHLTGEETSNATDAEYLELIRLGQHHCQRGDVFQMVLSRRFQQGFQGDEFNVYRALRSLNPSPYLFFFDYGSYKIFGSSPESQIVVNKGQAVLYPIAGTFRRTGDDAADARLAQELLNDPKETAEHVMLVDLARNDLSRRCDVVAVERFKEIQYYSHVIHLVSKVVGQLGPDTEPLDVVGETFPAGTLSGAPKYRAIQLIDEYESTQRGFYGGCIGALDFGGDFNHAIMIRTFLSKDNTLYYQAGAGVVAKSVPANELQEVHNKLGALRAAMQQAEKV
- a CDS encoding POTRA domain-containing protein; protein product: MRAQSRIGTITWLGHHFLSAAQLTRALGLKPSDAYSKEALDAKLNYWPDNSDFTSRYMNQGYLFFALSPVAKTQADGTTDLLFTLHEGPTAQVDTITVKSNRKIATADILRMLPLHQGELFSRAKLIQSQRVLTKSGFFDPTKIAVNPQPDPARGLVNVGFVVVEK